From the genome of Anopheles moucheti chromosome 3, idAnoMoucSN_F20_07, whole genome shotgun sequence, one region includes:
- the LOC128302893 gene encoding uncharacterized protein LOC128302893, whose product MQRSSKLSVALLLSLASCRVLLVFGGPNGSEPAVTFGAKRANYTQCYSTSVKANIFSLLPITRIVTFTPKMHVRYITVASKTSGKLTARIVQGGVNMDTLRPISVALTSDYGGRLYAEVNAYCGN is encoded by the exons ATGCAGCGATCGAGTAAATTATCCGTTGCATTGCTGCTTTCGCTCGCATCCTGTCGCGTTCTGTTGGTTTTCGGCGGTCCGAATGGTTCCGAACCTGCCGTCACGTTTGGTGCGAAACGCGCCAACTACACGCAGTGCTATTCTACGTCGGTGAAGGCGAACATTTTCAGCCTGTTGCCGATCACAAGGATCGTTACCTTCACACCGAAG ATGCACGTGCGGTACATAACGGTTGCGTCCAAAACGAGCGGCAAGTTGACGGCTCGCATTGTGCAGGGCGGCGTTAACATGGACACTTTACGACCGATCAGTGTTGCACTCACATCGGACTACGGTGGACGACTTTATGCGGAAGTGAACGCATATTGTGgcaattga
- the LOC128302888 gene encoding uncharacterized protein LOC128302888 has product MLPGALSRTLLLFGLFFACGTGPTLAQPPEALSYPNVITYGAFSGSICYSNSVSVKTLTPITTRTFTFIPATALLYVICYNNLLLHPFEATLIGGGLGTKTETSIVLTSTTGKLYANCDAYCT; this is encoded by the exons ATGCTGCCCGGTGCATTGTCGCGCACGCTACTGCTGTTCGGGCTGTTCTTTGCGTGCGGCACTGGTCCTACCCTAGCGCAGCCTCCAGAAGCGCTTAGCTACCCGAACGTGATCACGTACGGTGCGTTTTCCGGTTCCATTTGCTACTCCAACTCTGTCAGCGTCAAAACGCTTACGCCGATCACAACGCGCACCTTCACGTTCATCCCAGCG ACTGCTCTCCTCTACGTCATTTGTTACAACAATTTGTTACTGCACCCGTTCGAGGCGACACTCATCGGTGGTGGATTAGGCACCAAGACTGAGACCAGTATCGTGCTCACGTCAACGACTGGCAAACTGTACGCTAACTGTGACGCTTACTGCACGTAA